The genomic region GGACTAACTACATCAAACCATATGATCCAATGGCTTGATTATGTTTTTGTCAGTTGCACTTCATTCTGAGCATTAAATCATATCTTTAATACTACAGGAATATTAAACATATGAGACAAATAACTCCGAAAAAATCGTTTTCTTGACTAAATAAATGAGGAAGCTATTCAAGTTGGACCCGAGAATTAGCAATTTTAAACTATCCCTTCCATATCATGATTGTATGTCTGATGTAGTTTGATACCCTGACCAGATTAGCTTCTCTTCTCAATTTGAAGCAGATATGTTGTCTTTGCTTACATCACCATCGATCAATCGCACATGGTTGCCAAATGCTTCCACTCAGGTTTTCTTCTTTGCTCTGTCTCTGGAATATCACAATCTATGGAAAGTTTCTCCATTCTTATACTCTTAAATCTGAAACTATGCATCAGCTAGGTCTGTATAGATATGGTCAATTTCGAAGAAATATTCCCTTCATTGTGAGGTCCGAGAATGTGTCAACTTCTTCTTGCGAAGGTACTTTTGTTCTAACTTTTAATAAGATGAATGTGGGACCTGGATGAATTTAACTCAGCACCTCAGTCAAACAAACTATGCCATGTAAACTTCTTAGTAACATCATCTTATGAATTTGGGTGTTTACACATGTATGTGGGCCTGTAACCAATTCAAATTGGAGCTAAGACGCCCAGTTTTCGTTTCTGATATCTCTCTAATGAGCTCttataattgatcaaaaatttaaatcaggAACCAAGTCCAATATATGTCAACAAAAGCCGTAATTCAACTATACTAGAAGTTCCTTTCTTGAGCTTTTCACTTTCATCAGAGGAACAAATCCTTAAGCAGGTCGTATTGAAACAAAGCGAAACTATCAGTGAACTATTCAATTGTCCCCTTCATTCATATTAAATGGTCCGTCAAAGCTTCCAAAGCATAAAACTTTTACTACATCCCCTCGATAACTAAAAAGAGATATATTACTCCTACAAAGTAATGTTAGGGATAATGGATGAGGTAAGAATTTAgaaatcttcttctttttttttttttttttctatgttaATCTTTGTGTAATCACTTGATTCAATCTGAACTATCCCCTGGAAAATTCTAAACTAATTAATCTGGCTGCATGAGTGCACCAAGCTGAGCCCATATTCCAGTGCCTCCCACCAGTAAATGCCTGGGTAAGctgatttttttgtcatctCTTTACATCACCAGACATGAACTTGTCCATCTGCAAATTAGGTAAGCGGTGGAGGAACCCAATAGATCTGGTATGTCAACATCTCATTAACATCAACAACACTCTATGTCAAGTATTTGCTTCAAAAATATACCTCAAGATCCACTAACTCCCGACTGTAGGTGCGATCCCAAGTAGCAAACACGAATCTTTTAGTTTGGCTTGGACTGAGCAATTGCATATACAAGAGTCTTTGGCTAAACTTATTTGAAACATCAGATTAGGTCCTACATCTCATAACATgtcttaaaaaattgaaaaatgtttttattttaaaaataagcttttaatttgtttggataaataaGAGATTGTGTTTGGAATAATAAGCTCCTTATAATAATGATGAGATGATCATCAAACTATCAGAACTTAATACCATATGGATAAATATTTCTGCTTgcggaaaaaatattaattatgtgaaggataaaagtgaaatttcaacaaaatagtgagagcatttttttctcttggatctgaaaattaaagagcttataagatcttataaaagAGATGAGTTGACcttacttttctttaaaagcttataagatcctAAACATCTTCGTTTGGGATCCCATGAACTCTAGAAAAAAGATTTACCAAATAGGTTTGTAGAGCTTATAAGCATTCAAATGCATATAACATGTTTTGAAAAACTTGTAAAAATCCTCTAAACGTGCTCGGTAGAAATCACAATGAGGAAAGGATATTGTTTGTTACCTTATCATTTGGTTAGTATTGTTCAGATGGAAATTTCATGTAGCActgaatttctttattaacGATACATCACTTGAAAGACTTAATGCTGCAAGTGCGTGGCTTCTTTTGTGTTCGTCGGTCAATGTGAACATTATGTTTTTGGTTCAAACAGTTATATGCATGCAAGAGAGTATGACATCCACATTTATTCTATAGGAGCCAACCTTTGGcttgttttccatttttacacaGTTGTGTTgacatacttttttttctttataacaGATAGACCTGGACGCCGGCAACTCCTTGCCATGGGGACAACACTTGCCCCATGGTTATTCTTTTCACAGCAAACTCCGACAACgtgtatgttatttttttaggaaacTCATGATATTCTTCAACTtctaagatttttaaatttcttatccATACAGTGTGAAAGTATACAATTAGTCTTCTTTTATATCCTGTTCTTTTGTCCCTCCGTTCTTTTTGCTGTCATTCTTGTTAGAAATAGAATCACAGAGTCCATGCAAAAGttgttattttgttatttattgagTCATTTATTCCATAGTAGCTTTCACCTCTCCTTTTCTCtctattatctatatttttattttcatcaccCTCCTCATTAACGTAATTTAACCCGTGTTTTTATGTAGAGTAGGATCTGGAGCAGTTGCTATGACCATTATTCCTGTTTAGGGCACTTAAAGCACACCTTTTAGTTGTTTGTCCTTTGATTCCTGGGTTAATTAATGTCATATGCTAAGAGTATACCGTTGATATGGCTCAGTTGCTGCAGAAACAAAGAAGGGATTTCTGTCAGTCACAGATAAGAAGGATGGGTACACTTTTGTGTATCCCTTTGGGTGGCAGGTCCGCctcataattttcttcttactTGTGCCCATTTTCCACATTTAGATAAGCTAGTTTAGTTTTCACCTCGCCCACATTTTTTATCATCAGTTATCAAGCAATTTTACCTTCCCTTTTACAGTTTTGACTCATTGTATTATCTTTATCGGTGGTCCAGGAGGTGGTCGTTGAAGGGCAAGACAAAGTCTTCAAAGATGTTATCGAACCTCTGGAAAGTGTCAGCGTAAACATGATCCCCACAGGCAAACAGGATATTCGTGATTTTGGACCCCCGCAGGAGGTTAGCAAACTATTTTTCAGGATGAATGTCatcagtaataaatatttatggcTCTgtattcctttataaataattatcttatgaTATGGAATCCTTTTTTACCTATCTAGTTATAAGTGGATATTTGTACGTGGACATATGATGTTTTTTATTAGTCATAATTGGCTTCTGCCTGTATTCAAATTCAGTGTTTTTTGTTCAAACCTGGTTCTAGGTTGCGGAAACCTTGATCAAAAAGGTCTTGGCTTCTCCATCTCAAAAGACAAAGTTGATTGAGGCAACAGAGGTAAGGGCCTTTTGTCctttttggtcttttattGCTGCCCTTTTACCAGTAATATCTGTGAGTTTGAGCATAAGCAGCACAGATTTGAGCTACAATCTTACCTTGTAATAAAGCAAAAGTTCATTATCTTTCACTGAAGACATTCTATTATCTTGTCACTGGTAGTTACTCTATTGTGTTCGGCTCATTGCATATTACTGCTTTCAGCTACTGTGCGTGTTTGTTTTCCTATCTCCACTTTCGTTTCCTCATGCTCATGCCTGAACATCTGATCAAAATTATTCAGAGTTCTTCTTGCTTTTGCTGTTATTTCATGTGCTTCGGTTTCCATTACTGCTTTAAGCTTCTTTTATATTGTTTCTTGCTTGCCGTCTCATTTTGTTTGGTAATCTTGGAAGTGACTTCGTTATAGTGTTATTAGGCCAAGTCCTATATTCTTGGAactattttttctcaatttcacaATTCACTGTTAAGACTTTTAACCTTCAAATTTTTTCCATGTTTACAATATTTGCAATTTGCAGCATAAATACTATCATTTTAAGCGTCTTATGTtccataaaattataaaagttttgTTCCTTTAGACGATAgctgatttaaaatttttaagtgaCGTTTGCTACCAACCACTGATCTCCTTATACCATGTAATTGAGAGATCATTCTTGCCGTTAGCTCACGATGGATGCTCATAGTATGCgaataaaacaagaacatAGAGTAAATAATTTCTGTTggttatgaccaaattacagTGGTTCTCCTGTAGTCGAAGATCAACGTACAAAAAtgctattctttttaaatgcaAATGCTAAAgcattttatataaagaaatgCCTACAATATCTTGCATCCTAAGTCGatcaaacatcaaattttTCTCAGCGCCTTCTCCTAGTTCTCTTAAGTTGTCATTGTTGACGGACATTAGAATAATGCTTCAATGGTTTGATGAATATGGATCTAATGGAAGAATTTTGTCCGGTCATGTTATAGCATGATGTGGAAGGGAAAGCGTATTACACAATTGAGTTCATAGCGCAAGCTCCAAACTACACTCGTCATGCTCTTAGTGCCGTCTGTATTGGCAATGGTATGAAAATTTACTTCCGTTTCAGTAATATTGTGTGTGCTTGAAGTACTCATTTCCTACTCGTTTCCAACGAAAGAATCTCTTTCTACTATTTTAAAGTTAGGAATTAGATATTAAAGAATGTCTTATTTCCTGAGGTTGCATTTGGAACaatggatttggatttggttAAGGTTTTCAATGCATGGATTTCAAATCCGCATATTTGAAATCTCTTATTTggatttataagtaatttgtGTAAGGATTTCAAACTCATTTGACTAACCAGCATTTCAAATCCCTTATATGCATTCAGAAGACTGTGTAATAACAACTCAACTCCCTTACACACTGAGTAATCATCTTGCAGGAAAATTCTACACATTGACAACAGGAGCAAACGAGAGGAGATGGGAGAAGATGAAAGATAGACTGAAAACTGTGGTGGATTCGTTCCAGATTTTCAACGTCTGATCGTGCAGTTCTGTCTTGTTCTTCACCATAATCATCTTCATGGCAGCAACACTTCCATGGTAAATTATCTAACACTTGAGAGGATATTCCATCTGTGTAGATACGAGCAATTTTCTCTGAACGACTTGAGTTTCTGCCGTCGTATGATGTACACATGCTTTTGTTTTACGATTTGTTCAAAGATACGTGAGCTTTAATTTTCTGTTCAGTTTACGCTGCAAGATTCCTTTATAATCTGTAAGCTTTTTATGTTTGGATCGTAGGTCTTCTGTTTATGCATTTGATCTTTCGTTGAGAATCGAGAAGGGTAGAGCTAAATAGTGTACCAAACTATTCACAATCGATATTGAGGTTGATTAAAgctttttaacaaaaaagagtCGTGAATGGCATACACGactttataagaaaatttaaaacataaaaataaaaaattgccaTCCACGActtacattaaaattattaataagtttaaaactactttatttttattagttttttttatttctttaaataaataaactgaagttaatttattgaataaaaataatattttatttattagtaattggtttaacttatataaattggTTCTTTGTATTGttcaaattacaattttaaattttttatacactTTTCCAAATGTTTCCgtcaaatttgatatattgttacacttttacatttatatcaaaGTAATATCGTGTTTAATTTGTTAcgctttttcttttactttatttgtttctaattaatatttttctccttCATATGATCATTATTTCAGTATCATTTCCCCTGAGTTCTatttatgtgtgtatatattatgtaatgggtttatttatttgtgatgtaacaaatatatatttatatactaattgTTGTTGCGTGCGGTTCTCGtgatcaacaaaaattataatgtgagataaaaaattattaaaaaaataataggcGGTGAGgtgatgaaaaagaaataaatatcttagaaaaaagaaatgtaggGTAacgtaagaaagaaagaaaaattataattgtggatttattaaaaatatagaaacttgtgagaaaaaattaattgtaatagaattaataaaattgtgaaagtTTGTGAGAGCAAAAAATGAAGAAcgtgagaaaaaaataaagtagtgagtcgagagaaaaaatatatataattttaaaataattaaaaaatattaaaattactactATGGGcactttttttaaagaataaaatgaattaaagggtaaaatatgacaacaaaaaattggtacgattaatgaattttttttttatataatagtatagatattaGGTACAtcattaataagaaataaaaaaattcttatatttcaATAGTAAGTTAAGTATTCTGCAATAAAGTTCTACAATTTCCCCTACAAATCTTTCTcatagaaatttaattttgtttaatgcAACAAAAACTTACCTAAGTACtcctaattttttctaatttttctctcattattattatttactcaaaatctaacaaaaagaaaattatcttatattttttgcattacgttataaatttaacttgtaatagtaattaaattaaattaaatttttggtaaaatataattcgaATTACTAGTCCTTATCATATCCGATTGCTAAATGATTTAAGTTTTggactatattttaattgtaattaataactttttgaaggtattttagtttattctcttttttcgttctttttcttttttttttttctttctcaatttgCCAAAACGAAATGGAGCAAAAttctattcatatttttgcTATGTTTCCTAGATGTGcactttttgtatttctttaaggaaatatttgaaagaaagcaaaaaatgcatttttttttgtttaaatacatttttggaTCCATAACTTAACTCATTTGACGTTTTCGTCTTTCAActttatagaatattattttagtcttgcttttctttcattttcgcaattttagtcctttttttaCTCTGAGCTCACATTTTTCACTGAAAGATACATGTATATCACACGTgaccttttaaaattgggaCTACTACCAATTTGCTCGTTTTTGCgagtaattttattctttaacgTTTAAGGTAGCATTTTGGTcatgcatgatttttttaatttttatgatttcaaTCTTTTGTTCAATCGGAATTCACTCTTCTCATTGCACAGTTGAATTCTGATGGGAGAACGGACTGAATCgccaaaaatataaagatgcAAGAccaatatactaaaaataattaaagaatgaaataCCAAATAACCTATctgttacaaaattaaaaaaaaaaaaaaacatttactcccttttatataaagcTAATTAATTCGAACTATATACAACAACGACCTTATTaaatgagactaaaagtaCAAGTTGATCAATTATTTCACTCCCAGTAGTTGGGAGTTATCAGGCACATGATATTGGCGTGCAACGTACCATTAAATCGAAGGCTCTGAGACTAACCTCgcgaattttttttaaatttagtacaaaaattcaaatagtaTAGAATCAGTTTTGCAGACCCTCCTACCCTATACACCCAACGAGCAATTTTGCTCAAGGGATTCAAAACACCAAAATTTAAAtgctaaaatttaatttctttcacaaataaaaaaaaatgacaataatGTTGATGAAAACAATgatactaataataaattatgatatatatatatatatttaaacagAATTAAACATTGAATTTGTAACCTCATACATACAAATAGAgtacaattatgtatatatatatatgtttattttcacaatatatatatgatgatgatgatgaggtaGTGAGAGCAGGTTGGGAAAATTGTTCTCTCACTCTTTGACAACAAAAGCAAATAATTAAGGATTGGAAGACATATGTTGATGGATGGATCAGTTATTCCTGGGCGGATGCGGCTTTGGCGATCGGTAATCCGCGCTGAATGCCATGTAATTCTCTTTCCACTTTCCCATTCCATCACCTCCTGATTTCATCATCTCTTCACTTCTCCCGGATGTTTCTCCTAATTCATCACTTGCTTTCCCAACACAATCAACAGCTTCCTGCAAGTTTCGGAACAGAATGCAAAGCAACCccatgtgatattacaaaCCAACAAATTAGCCCATATgatgaaaaataagtaattgcGATTTACCCGTAtggtgtttttcaaaatgaaacaatttatctccttaatCATAATACATGGTGGTAAATATATTGAGAGTATACAAAGATTACCTTCTTTAAACTCAAACTATTGCTCTCCCCCTCCACTGCAAACCCTTTCTGATCAGTCGCGCCAACTACACTCACTTCCTTTACTGCAAAATCACAAAGCAAAACATCACCTACggatcttcttcttcttcttacaTACAAAGACACAgaataattcttgaaaaatcacCTGGACGAGCATGGGAAGAAGACATTAATGTCCCAAGTGCGACCAAAACGAGaagcaaaacaaataattgcCTGTTAAAGCCATGACGATGATCACTGCCAAACAGTACCATCTCTGTTGACTCTTTCATTTGTGAGCAGCCTGTGGAATAACACCTGCAAATTCAGGAATTTAAGGGGTTtaaatacatacatgtatatatatatgtgtgtgtgtgtatagttttataatttgaagagagttcaaagtgtaaaaatcaAGTCAAAGCTTGGGTTCCAagaattagggtttttttatttcttggaaTATGAAAATGTGGGGTAGTGGAGAGTACAAGCAGTACATTGGGAGACTCGAGTTCAGAAGCAAAGGAGCAGAGTTCAAAGTCATAGTTAGGGAAAGCGGAAGTGAATTTTATGGGTTGGTTGGACGAAAAAGCACATGTAAATGTGTAATGtaagagtgtgtgtgtgtgtgtgtgttctgCGCCTGTCTGCCGCCATGCATGCAACGATCAAAAGTTACTACTTTTGTTGGTCCGTTCGAGAGCATGCTTGTTTAGTTACAACGTACGTACACACCTATCTGTCGTCCAAAGGCTACTTTTTCAGGATTATTTACTTAGATATTTCAAAGGCTGCTCAAGTTGGATTCACATTCTTTTATTACATTAGTTTTGCagatgtatatgtatttacataatattacatcaaatgTGTTGTATcaaacatttgaaaatttcactTTAGCTTCTTACAAGAACCATGACTTCagttaaatttcatttttcttttcataatttaagcccgatttagttttaatttcgTTGATTATagatttttcacttttagtcttttatcttttaaatttattcaatttcgCTCATCCGTCGAGTATTTAGCAGAAACTTACGTTATTATTTGCTTGATTTAGTGAGgtaaaaatctcaatttttcatCCTATAGCTTAGATatacatttttcaattttggtcaaattttaGATGAATGGGTAAGtctactatatttttattattattttgccTAAAATTCATTAGCTaaagcataataacaattatgaGAAATAGTCCCAAAACCTAGGAACCGATAACTATGAACAGATTGGCAGAGTTTTGGACGGATTTTACGACGCATTTCAAACATTCTAGTGCGTCAAGTCCAATCATGGCAGAgttataaattcattaattgtCACTACCAATATTTAACATTCAAGTATAGAAATTAAGAACTACATAGAACCAAAAAGGTTCTAATTATTACCGGGgcaataaattcaaaagatcATCGGTATGTGAAAATGAtgctaatattattaatatacttGAAAATTAGATAGAGATTGACAGTGTCTATAGTTTAAATGATTTAAGAAGAGTCAAaacaacaaacacacacatatataggTATATATGTGTCTCTTTTGCGGTGGATATAGCAATGACTTTAGCAATTAAGAAATAGCCGGTACAATATACGACAAATTTTGGAACGAGTTTGCAACGAAAATATAACCGTTGTGGAAATACCCGTTATAATTGTGCAACGGGTATATAAACTTGCAATGGAACATTAAGTTGTAGCAAATGTTGTTTAATCTTGCAACGGATTTAGCATCaattttgtaatgaaaaagtatatttattatgtaatcgTCTCAATTTAACCGAGATCAATGCAAAACTCATCTCAAAGTTGAGATGGGTTACATCCTGCgctaattaattaaccatCCTAAATGTATGACACAATTTTTTGGGGCAGGTTTTGGCATAATAAGTTGCGAACCTCATTTTGCGACGGTTTTGGTAACGATCAACCCATCCCAACACATATTAATTGGTTTTCAAAGATGTGATGACATCATCCACAGTGAATCTGTCGCAATAACCGTTCCAATTTTCATCTCAAAAGTTGTCCCAAATAATAGTTCTTTTTGTAGTATAATAAGAAAATGCAGAAGGATAGAAacttaagaaaatttgaaatatacaTGTCTAAGAAtgtttaaaacataaaataagatcgAAATTGAATAGGGTCTAACATATGAGACGAAAAATGATATTTCTCACCACagtttcaatttaatttatctaatcgtacaaaaaaaattaatttacttgtGAATTAGGATACCCTAATTAAGCAATTAATATGCACATACAAATTTCAAAaccaaatttaagaaaataaagagaaaattgcattttcgtTACCTGAATACAGTGCCGACATTTTACAACTTTGATACCATACTTTTCGAAATGACCAAATTTGGTACCATATGAATGGAATCATTTGCACATTACATAC from Sesamum indicum cultivar Zhongzhi No. 13 linkage group LG3, S_indicum_v1.0, whole genome shotgun sequence harbors:
- the LOC105158121 gene encoding uncharacterized protein LOC105158121; this translates as MKESTEMVLFGSDHRHGFNRQLFVLLLVLVALGTLMSSSHARPVKEVSVVGATDQKGFAVEGESNSLSLKKEAVDCVGKASDELGETSGRSEEMMKSGGDGMGKWKENYMAFSADYRSPKPHPPRNN
- the LOC105158046 gene encoding psbP-like protein 1, chloroplastic yields the protein MGSLKILPSPKIISKRKTKKVLDGGGTAAAGKAADTQRGGSENWCPQCVSEREKEKRVLGFGTLGRSFSLTNKSSAKVRRVAGNSKANGFFFLRTRGGKPCFAGKVSTPAAQNGVLLKDMLSLLTSPSINRTWLPNASTQLGLYRYGQFRRNIPFIVRSENVSTSSCEDRPGRRQLLAMGTTLAPWLFFSQQTPTTFAAETKKGFLSVTDKKDGYTFVYPFGWQEVVVEGQDKVFKDVIEPLESVSVNMIPTGKQDIRDFGPPQEVAETLIKKVLASPSQKTKLIEATEHDVEGKAYYTIEFIAQAPNYTRHALSAVCIGNGKFYTLTTGANERRWEKMKDRLKTVVDSFQIFNV